Genomic segment of Prochlorothrix hollandica PCC 9006 = CALU 1027:
GACCCTCTTGGCGACCCACAACCGGGGCAACCACGGGGGGATTGCCCCGACCAAGATCGGGAAATCTGCCAAGGTGAAATAGACCCTATCCAATCGCCTCAGGTCTGTTTTCTGAAGTCTGCAACCCTCATTCTCCCGTGACCTCCTGAATAATGACCTGGTATACAGCAACCCTAAATCAGTTGTAGGCATCTC
This window contains:
- a CDS encoding thioredoxin; the encoded protein is MLSRCQPQHQGWGTSTSGRVLAPVPTLLATHNRGNHGGIAPTKIGKSAKVK